Proteins encoded within one genomic window of Natator depressus isolate rNatDep1 chromosome 1, rNatDep2.hap1, whole genome shotgun sequence:
- the ETS2 gene encoding protein C-ets-2 — MSDFGIKNMDQVAPVSNVYRGMLKHQPAFDAFDVTNSLFAGYFPSLNEDQTLQEVPTGFDSISYESNSCELPLLTPCSKAVMSQALKATFSGFAKEQCRLGIPNNPWLWTEQQVCQWLFWATREFSLANVNFPQFVMNGQDLCNLGKEHFLELAPDYVGDILWEHLEQMIKDSQEKTQDQYVENSHLTSVPHWVNNNSLSFNTEQAPYGMQMHSYPKASLLSNLCQTSAGPNLLSPDQEFSMFPKAQLETVNVNYCSMTRDFTNNLNLLMDNSGKPREHESSDSGTESYESTDSQLQSWNSQSSLVDVQRVPSYESFEDDCSQSLCLNKPTMSFKDYIQERSDPVEQGKPVIPAAILAGFTGNGPIQLWQFLLELLTDKSCQSFISWTGDGWEFKLADPDEVARRWGRRKNKPKMNYEKLSRGLRYYYDKNIIHKTSGKRYVYRFVCDLQNLLGYTAEELHAMLGVQPDTED, encoded by the exons ATGAGTGACTTTGGAATCAAGAACATGGATCAGGTAGCCCCTGTGTCTAATGTCTACAGAGGAATGCTCAAG CATCAACCAGCATTTGACGCCTTTGACGTCACAAACTCTCTGTTTGCAGGATATTTTCCCTCATTAAATGAAGATCAAACTCTTCAAGAAGTACCAACAGGATTTGATTCGATTTCTTATG AGTCAAACAGCTGTGAATTGCCTCTCCTAACCCCATGCAGTAAGGCCGTGATGAGTCAAGCTTTAAAAGCTACTTTCAGTGGCTTTGCAAAGGAACAGTGTCGTTTGGGTATCCCAAATA ATCCTTGGCTATGGACTGAACAGCAGGTTTGCCAATGGCTTTTTTGGGCTACCAGGGAGTTTAGTTTGGCAAATGTGAACTTTCCTCAGTTTGTCATGAACGGCCAAGACTTGTGCAACCTGGGCAAGGAACATTTCTTGGAGCTGGCTCCTGATTATGTAGGTGACATTCTGTGGGAACACCTGGAACAGATGATAAAAG ACAGTCAAGAGAAGACACAGGACCAATATGTTGAAAACTCTCATCTTACCTCAGTCCCACACTGGGTCAATAACAACTCATTAA GTTTTAACACAGAACAGGCCCCTTATGGTATGCAAATGCATAGCTACCCCAAAGCCAGCCTCCTGAGTAACTTATGTCAGACTTCTGCAGGACCAAATCTCCTCAGCCCAGATCAAGAATTTTCGATGTTCCCCAAAGCTCAGTTAGAGACCGTCAACGTGAACTACTGCTCCATGACCCGCGACTTCACAAACAATCTGAACTTGCTGATGGATAACTCTG gTAAGCCCAGAGAGCATGAATCAAGTGACAGCGGCACAGAAAGTTATGAAAGCACAGATTCTCAACTTCAGTCCTGGAACAGCCAATCCTCTTTAGTGGATGTACAACGTGTGCCCTCTTATGAAAGTTTTGAAGATGATTGTAGCCAGTCTCTATGTCTGAACAAACCTACAATGTCTTTCAAAGACTACATTCAAGAAAGAAGTGATCCTGTAGAGCAAGGGAAACCAGTTATACCAGCAGCAATTCTAGCAGGCTTTACAGGCAA TGGACCTATACAACTGTGGCAATTCCTTCTGGAGTTACTAACAGACAAATCCTGTCAGTCATTTATTAGCTGGACTGGAGATGGATGGGAGTTTAAACTTGCTGATCCAGATGAG GTGGCACGACggtggggaagaaggaaaaacaagccaaaaatgAACTATGAGAAACTAAGCCGAGGCCTGCGCTATTATTATGACAAGAACATCATCCACAAAACCTCAGGGAAACGCTACGTGTACCGGTTTGTATGTGACCTACAGAACCTGCTGGGGTACACGGCAGAGGAACTTCATGCCATGCTGGGAGTGCAGCCAGACACAGAAGATTGA